ATCGTGGACAGGCGCAGGAGGCCACCGAGCACGTCGGAACCGTAGAACGCGGCGACGGCATAGGATGCGCCGAACAGCACCGCCGCCGACAGCAGCCCCAGTCCGGCGCTGATCATGAACAGCGAGGTGCGCCCGGCCCGGTCGATGTCCTGGCGATGGATGAGATAGCTGCTGAGGCCCATGTCCTGCAAAAGCGTCGCGATGGCGTTCACCACGTTGACGATGGCCAGGGCGCCGAGCAGGTGGGCGTCCACGTGGTGCGCGAGCACCGCGATCTGCAACAGCTGGCTCGCCGCGCTCACCACGGTCGAGCCGGCGGTCCACAGGGCATCGCGACGGACGGAGGTCATCGCGCGTGCTCCGGCCGGATCAATTGCGCCGCGAGCTGGTCGTGCAGCCGGCGCTGGTTGAAACGGGCATCGACGGTGTCGCGGGCACGGCGTGCGATCGCCGGCAGATCGAAGTCGCCTCGCTGGATCCGCGCAAGCGTGTCGGAAAGAGCGACGGCGTCGCGCTCGGGCACGAGCCAGCCCGACCTGCCGTCTTCGATGAGTTCGGGGATGCCGCTGTGCAGGGTCGACAGGCAGGGCACGCCGCTGGCCATGGCTTCCATCAGCGACACGGGAATGCCTTCCTGATCGCCGTCGGCGGCGGTCACGCTGGGCAGGGCGAACACGTCCGCCCCACGCAGCGCGGCCTGGACGTAGTCCTTGTCCTTGCGGCCGCTGATACGGATCCGGCCTTCGAGGCCGCCGGCCGATACGAATCGTTCGAGCGCGCCCTGGAGCGGGCCGTCGCCGATCACCTCGAGTTCGACGGGAACGTGCCGGCGCGCCAGGCGCGCCACCGCTTCGCACAGGTAGATGACGCCTTTCTTCTCCACCAGTCGCGCCACGCAGACCACGCGCAACACGCGATCGGCCAAGGATTCCCTTGTGTCGGGCGGAAGACGGAAGCGGAAGCTTTCCAGATCCACGCCCATGCGATGCACGCGAATCTTTTCCGGCGAACAGCCGAGGGATTCGAGTTTCACGCCCCAGCGGTCGCTGATGGGAAGCATGACGTCGCCGCTATGGAACAGGCGCCGATAGTCGTCGGCGTGCCTTGCCAGCACGCCATGCTGCGACAGGTCGAAACCATGGAAGACCGTATACAGCGGCCCATCGATCAGTCCGAGCGAGCGCAAGTGCGATGCCACCACGCCCGTCGGGCCGAAATGCGCGACGATCGCGCGGGCCTTGAGAGGGGAGGTCAGGCGCCTGGCCGCGCCGGCGAGAGCGAGGCTCTTCGCCGCGTGGCCGTAGCGGCGGACCGATAGCGCTCGCCGCACGCGGGATCGGCCCAGGGCGGGAAGCACGTGGCGCAGCCGTGCCAGGGCGATACGCCATCCGGTCGATGCGCTCGCGGCCTGTTCGAACACGAAGATGGCGCGTTCCATCAGTCCGCGCTCGGACACGACGTCGCCGGGCGTGGGGGCCTGGCCGCGACTGACCGCGAGAATACGCACGTCCAGCCCCCGGTCGAGCAACCCGACGATCTGGTCGATCACGAAGGTTTCCGAGTACTTCGGAAATTCGGGCAGCACGAAGAGGACGTCCATGCTCATGCTCCGATGGCAAGGGTCGCCAGTACGGATTCGCGGGCGAAGGCCTTCTCCCTGGCCACGGCGGCCTGGATGCCCGGGCGCAGCGACTCGTCGCCGAGCAGCGCGAGCACCTTGGCACGCAGGCTTCCGTCGAGCAGCGAACCCACCGGCATGGCGAGATCGTCGACACCCAGTCGCTTCATGATGCCGTCGGTCTTGTGTTCGTAGCTCAGCGCCACCG
This window of the Luteibacter aegosomatis genome carries:
- a CDS encoding glycosyltransferase — protein: MDVLFVLPEFPKYSETFVIDQIVGLLDRGLDVRILAVSRGQAPTPGDVVSERGLMERAIFVFEQAASASTGWRIALARLRHVLPALGRSRVRRALSVRRYGHAAKSLALAGAARRLTSPLKARAIVAHFGPTGVVASHLRSLGLIDGPLYTVFHGFDLSQHGVLARHADDYRRLFHSGDVMLPISDRWGVKLESLGCSPEKIRVHRMGVDLESFRFRLPPDTRESLADRVLRVVCVARLVEKKGVIYLCEAVARLARRHVPVELEVIGDGPLQGALERFVSAGGLEGRIRISGRKDKDYVQAALRGADVFALPSVTAADGDQEGIPVSLMEAMASGVPCLSTLHSGIPELIEDGRSGWLVPERDAVALSDTLARIQRGDFDLPAIARRARDTVDARFNQRRLHDQLAAQLIRPEHAR